A genomic segment from Actinomadura hallensis encodes:
- a CDS encoding SsgA family sporulation/cell division regulator, which yields MNSSTTVSAELGLRLVVPDRTTVPLLAGLEYAADDPYAIRMAFYVGDDEPVEWIFARELLTVGIVRRVGDGDVQVWPGSDDGTLHIALSSPFGDALFEVPLPELADFLHRTYQAVPAGEESEFIDIDAELENLLWPS from the coding sequence ATGAACAGCAGCACCACCGTCTCAGCAGAGCTGGGCCTTCGTCTCGTCGTCCCCGACCGCACGACCGTGCCCCTGCTCGCGGGGCTGGAGTACGCGGCCGACGATCCGTACGCGATCCGGATGGCGTTCTATGTGGGCGATGACGAGCCGGTGGAGTGGATCTTCGCGCGGGAGCTCCTGACGGTCGGCATCGTGCGCAGGGTCGGGGACGGAGACGTGCAGGTCTGGCCGGGCTCCGACGACGGCACCCTGCACATCGCGCTGTCGTCCCCGTTCGGGGACGCGCTGTTCGAGGTGCCGCTGCCGGAGCTGGCCGACTTCCTGCACCGCACCTACCAGGCCGTGCCTGCGGGTGAGGAGAGCGAGTTCATCGACATCGACGCCGAGCTGGAGAACCTGCTCTGGCCGTCGTGA
- a CDS encoding TIGR02611 family protein has translation MTINQEKEARPGARGRRHRFRERIRSNPLLNTAWRAGVFTIGTAVLIGGLIMMVTPGPGLVGTVVGLAILATEFAWAQRALHRAKAAADRAKEQAFDPRRRRRNLILGAATALLVAAGLVAYLSLYGLTAPWAIDEPAFWT, from the coding sequence GTGACGATCAATCAGGAAAAAGAAGCCCGTCCGGGGGCGCGGGGGCGCCGCCACCGGTTCCGCGAGCGCATCCGGAGCAACCCCCTGCTGAACACCGCCTGGCGCGCGGGCGTCTTCACCATCGGCACCGCCGTCCTCATCGGCGGCCTGATCATGATGGTCACCCCCGGCCCCGGCCTGGTCGGCACCGTCGTCGGCCTCGCCATCCTCGCCACCGAGTTCGCCTGGGCCCAGCGCGCCCTCCACCGCGCCAAGGCCGCCGCCGACCGCGCCAAGGAACAGGCCTTCGACCCCCGCAGGCGCCGCCGCAACCTCATCCTCGGCGCCGCCACCGCCCTCCTCGTCGCCGCCGGCCTGGTCGCCTACCTCTCCCTCTACGGCCTGACGGCCCCCTGGGCCATCGACGAACCCGCCTTCTGGACCTGA
- a CDS encoding site-specific integrase, with product MAELITTPKGRAGRPSKALTVPQAMAVLEEAKSSRLYAYVVLSLMVGIRTKEARALRWHHVVAWLQDEDAWRTVDEVGFDHDRFALYVWRSVRTHGDTKTRKSRRTLELPAQAADALRKHHARQAVQRLRAGQAWQNNNLVFCTGRGTALDAANVRRGFRLITAKAGLGENWTPRELRHSFVSIQSDSGVPLETIADLVGHAGTAVTEKVYRHQLRPVITKGADTMNTVFGQDCRAESA from the coding sequence GTGGCCGAACTGATCACCACCCCGAAAGGGAGGGCCGGACGGCCCAGCAAGGCGCTCACAGTCCCCCAAGCCATGGCCGTGCTGGAGGAGGCCAAGTCGTCTCGCCTGTACGCGTACGTGGTGCTCAGCCTCATGGTCGGCATCCGCACTAAAGAGGCACGAGCCCTTCGCTGGCATCACGTCGTCGCCTGGCTGCAGGACGAGGACGCTTGGCGGACCGTCGACGAGGTCGGTTTCGACCACGACAGGTTCGCCCTCTACGTCTGGCGTTCCGTGCGAACCCACGGCGACACCAAGACCAGGAAGTCCCGCCGGACCCTTGAGCTACCTGCTCAGGCAGCGGACGCCTTGCGGAAGCACCACGCCCGCCAGGCCGTCCAGCGGCTCAGGGCGGGCCAGGCCTGGCAGAACAACAACCTGGTCTTCTGCACCGGGAGAGGGACGGCCCTCGACGCCGCGAACGTGCGCCGTGGTTTCCGGCTGATCACTGCGAAGGCGGGCCTCGGAGAGAACTGGACTCCCCGCGAACTCCGGCACTCGTTCGTCTCGATCCAGAGTGACAGCGGCGTGCCGCTGGAGACGATCGCCGATCTCGTGGGGCACGCGGGGACGGCCGTGACCGAGAAGGTGTACCGGCACCAGTTGCGGCCGGTCATCACCAAGGGGGCCGACACCATGAACACGGTCTTCGGCCAGGACTGTCGCGCGGAGTCCGCGTAA
- a CDS encoding peptidase, whose amino-acid sequence MRASPQLVLSAAIPAAIVLPLSAGPAAADEPSPPPTVGTAGTSFLTATTVEPGQPVRVSASTGDHLYWSFALAAGQTGRVAVTVTLPPAGNRHGAATYTADVFDGLRRRQACTTGPQNATAAADTARVTLRCTLRRVRAWAEPWSDDPLPGTYYLRLSASALPEQDLGLPIRANVRITAKDGDAQPAGSKLKAPLSPPVNPGATLAPDAAASAAPSAASSAPTPAEVKGWFAWPSGRWWWTIGGGVLAAAAAVAGYSLTRHPRRWFPTLR is encoded by the coding sequence GTGCGCGCCTCCCCCCAGCTCGTCCTGTCGGCCGCCATTCCGGCGGCCATCGTCCTGCCGCTGTCCGCCGGACCGGCCGCCGCGGACGAGCCGTCCCCGCCCCCGACGGTCGGCACCGCCGGGACGTCCTTCCTCACCGCGACCACCGTGGAACCGGGGCAGCCGGTCCGGGTGTCCGCCTCGACCGGCGACCATCTGTACTGGTCATTCGCCCTCGCCGCCGGGCAGACCGGCCGGGTCGCGGTGACCGTCACGCTGCCGCCGGCGGGGAACCGCCACGGCGCCGCGACGTACACGGCCGACGTCTTCGACGGGCTGCGCCGCCGCCAGGCGTGCACGACCGGCCCGCAGAACGCGACGGCCGCCGCCGACACCGCGCGGGTCACCCTCCGCTGCACACTGCGACGGGTCCGTGCGTGGGCCGAGCCGTGGTCCGACGACCCGCTGCCGGGTACCTACTACCTGCGGCTGTCGGCGAGCGCCCTGCCCGAACAGGACCTCGGCCTGCCGATCCGTGCGAACGTGCGGATCACCGCGAAGGACGGCGACGCGCAGCCGGCGGGCTCGAAACTGAAGGCGCCGCTGTCCCCGCCTGTCAACCCGGGGGCCACCCTGGCCCCGGACGCGGCGGCGTCCGCGGCGCCGTCCGCTGCCAGTTCGGCGCCGACACCGGCCGAGGTCAAGGGCTGGTTCGCCTGGCCGTCCGGCCGGTGGTGGTGGACGATCGGCGGCGGTGTCCTCGCCGCCGCGGCGGCCGTGGCGGGCTACAGCCTGACCCGCCACCCGCGCCGCTGGTTCCCCACCCTCCGCTGA
- a CDS encoding VWA domain-containing protein produces MLDVSGSMRARDIDGRSRMAAAQQALNEVVDALPAETQLGIRVLGSQHRFPGSPKALGCRDTRQLFPVGPMDKVEAKAAIATLRPTGWTPIGLALRAAARDLGTGETTRRIVLITDGEDTCSPPDPCEVARTLAAQGTHLVVDTLGLTLDEKVRRQLTCIADATGGTYTAVQRQEELTGRLKQLVQRAGATYQQTPQQVAGGEQCANAPLLTPGVYTDRERFSEHRWYRVRVAPGEELRASISLALDRKLNPDHGVLLRAVSTDGQELVRGTDAGSGRTDVRSTGLRWAERQVKADASPPSDGESDLRTVCLVVSNSFSAPAYVRTEPGMPLELTVDLVPSSDAPTGPDLGRGWLLLVVLTGTGLVSGLVMGWLARWRVAIGKGN; encoded by the coding sequence GTGCTCGACGTCAGCGGTTCGATGCGCGCCCGCGACATCGACGGGCGCAGCCGGATGGCGGCCGCTCAGCAGGCGTTGAACGAAGTGGTGGACGCCCTGCCCGCCGAGACGCAGCTGGGCATCCGGGTGCTCGGGTCGCAGCACCGGTTCCCCGGCAGTCCCAAGGCCCTCGGCTGCCGGGACACCCGGCAGCTCTTCCCCGTCGGGCCGATGGACAAGGTGGAGGCGAAGGCGGCGATCGCGACGCTGCGTCCCACCGGCTGGACGCCGATCGGGCTGGCGCTCCGCGCGGCGGCCCGCGACCTCGGCACCGGGGAGACGACGCGGCGGATCGTCCTCATCACCGACGGCGAGGACACCTGCTCACCGCCCGACCCCTGCGAGGTGGCCCGCACATTGGCCGCGCAGGGGACGCACCTGGTCGTGGACACCCTCGGGCTCACCCTGGACGAGAAGGTCCGCCGACAGCTCACCTGCATCGCCGACGCGACCGGCGGCACCTACACGGCCGTCCAGCGCCAGGAGGAGCTGACCGGTCGGCTCAAGCAGCTCGTCCAGCGCGCCGGCGCGACCTACCAGCAGACTCCGCAGCAGGTGGCCGGGGGCGAGCAGTGCGCCAACGCACCGCTGCTGACGCCCGGCGTGTACACCGACCGGGAGCGGTTCAGCGAGCACCGCTGGTACCGGGTGCGGGTGGCTCCGGGAGAGGAACTGCGCGCCTCCATCAGCCTCGCGCTCGACCGGAAGCTGAACCCCGACCACGGTGTGCTGCTGCGCGCGGTGTCGACGGACGGTCAGGAACTCGTCCGAGGCACCGACGCGGGCAGTGGACGCACCGACGTGAGGTCCACCGGCCTGCGCTGGGCGGAACGGCAGGTCAAGGCAGACGCGTCGCCCCCGTCCGACGGCGAGTCCGACCTGCGGACGGTCTGCCTGGTCGTCAGCAACTCCTTCTCCGCCCCCGCCTACGTACGGACGGAGCCCGGCATGCCGCTGGAGCTGACCGTCGACCTGGTGCCGTCGTCGGACGCGCCGACCGGGCCCGACCTGGGCCGCGGCTGGCTGCTGCTGGTCGTGCTCACCGGGACCGGCCTGGTCTCCGGTCTCGTCATGGGATGGCTCGCCCGCTGGCGGGTCGCCATCGGGAAGGGGAACTGA
- a CDS encoding helix-turn-helix domain-containing protein: MEYFGVELRAYREASDLSRPQLAERLGYTPQWIGQIESGRSTPSEDFAKDCDSFFDTKGAFHRIWKWHQQLEHIEVVPPGFRPFIEIEPGARYMRLFEPLLIPGLLQTEEYARMVLKVGQRQEKVDELLAARMARKAILEKEHPPWLLIVLGETAVRSRAAGAEVMRGQLQYLLDLAELQHVTLQIFPADAPVFQASGIVLMSLEDRSDVGFVDAAGGHGRLIEDPDDLEDLVVLFDQVRATAYSAEESARIIRSVMKEL, from the coding sequence GTGGAGTACTTTGGTGTGGAACTGCGCGCTTATAGGGAAGCGTCCGATTTATCACGGCCGCAGCTCGCCGAACGGCTCGGTTACACGCCGCAGTGGATCGGGCAGATCGAGTCAGGCAGGAGCACGCCGTCCGAGGACTTCGCCAAGGACTGCGACTCCTTCTTCGATACAAAAGGGGCATTCCACCGCATCTGGAAGTGGCACCAGCAACTCGAACACATCGAGGTCGTGCCTCCAGGGTTCCGTCCGTTCATCGAAATTGAGCCGGGTGCGAGGTACATGCGGCTCTTCGAACCACTCCTCATACCAGGTCTCCTCCAGACAGAGGAGTACGCTCGTATGGTCCTCAAAGTTGGCCAGCGGCAGGAGAAGGTCGACGAACTGCTCGCGGCGAGGATGGCTCGGAAGGCGATCCTTGAGAAGGAGCATCCTCCATGGCTACTGATCGTTCTCGGTGAAACCGCGGTTCGGAGTCGCGCGGCGGGGGCCGAGGTGATGCGAGGGCAGCTCCAGTACCTGCTGGATCTGGCGGAACTGCAGCATGTCACGCTGCAGATCTTCCCTGCGGATGCGCCTGTCTTCCAGGCCAGCGGGATCGTACTGATGAGCTTGGAGGACCGGTCCGATGTCGGCTTCGTGGATGCGGCTGGAGGCCACGGCAGGCTGATCGAAGATCCTGATGATCTCGAGGACCTTGTCGTACTCTTTGATCAAGTCAGGGCGACGGCGTACTCGGCTGAGGAATCCGCGCGCATCATTAGATCGGTGATGAAGGAGTTGTGA
- a CDS encoding DUF397 domain-containing protein, giving the protein MMRDADGIRWRKSSRSDSSGGACVEVGSFTPTTAVQRQKSSYSDSSGVEWGKLDRLISVPSRWNKSSRSDSSGAEYVEVALSGAAVAVRDSKDPDGPKLVFGPDAWRAFAGRVKGGHLDLV; this is encoded by the coding sequence ATGATGAGGGATGCCGACGGCATTCGCTGGCGCAAGAGCAGCCGCAGTGACTCATCGGGAGGTGCCTGCGTCGAAGTCGGCTCCTTCACACCGACCACAGCTGTGCAGCGGCAGAAGAGCAGCTACAGCGATTCATCAGGGGTTGAGTGGGGGAAACTTGATCGTCTGATCTCAGTTCCTAGCCGGTGGAACAAGAGCAGCCGCAGTGACTCATCGGGCGCGGAGTACGTCGAGGTCGCCCTTTCAGGGGCGGCGGTCGCGGTGCGGGACTCGAAGGACCCGGATGGGCCGAAGCTGGTCTTCGGCCCTGATGCGTGGCGGGCGTTCGCGGGCCGCGTCAAAGGTGGACACCTCGACCTGGTCTGA
- a CDS encoding winged helix-turn-helix domain-containing protein: MTEASGPPGAPHPTQGLNDTVHHRTRLGIMTVLHEVDRADFGYLRDTLNLTDGNLSRHLRTLDEAGYIEIHKGYHGRRPRTWLSLTPKGSRALAEELAALRELVARLDGVADSTETAEDK; encoded by the coding sequence ATGACGGAGGCCAGCGGGCCGCCGGGGGCACCGCACCCCACGCAGGGCCTCAACGACACCGTCCACCATCGCACCCGTCTCGGCATCATGACGGTGCTGCACGAGGTCGACCGTGCCGACTTCGGGTATTTGCGCGACACCCTGAACCTCACCGACGGCAATCTGTCCCGGCATCTACGGACGCTGGACGAAGCCGGCTATATCGAGATTCACAAGGGCTACCACGGACGCCGTCCCCGGACCTGGCTCAGTTTGACCCCGAAGGGGTCACGTGCGCTGGCGGAGGAGCTGGCCGCCCTGCGCGAACTGGTCGCCCGGCTCGACGGCGTCGCGGACTCCACGGAGACAGCCGAAGACAAATGA
- the lexA gene encoding transcriptional repressor LexA gives MPRVTAYSDLDPFGDLDASALPPRQQQILAVIRDWVVRYGYAPSTREIGDAVGLRSSSSVSRHLASLEDKGFLRRGPALSRPIDTRVFLRQEQPRESSDGPVTVPVVGDIAAGIPIPAEEHVDDALMLPRELTGRGTVFALRVRGDSMIDAAICDGDLVVVRQQQEAHSGQIVAAMIDGEATVKVFRRRNGHVQLEPRNPAYDVIDGDEAVVLGIVISVVRRL, from the coding sequence ATTCCGAGGGTGACCGCCTACAGTGATCTCGATCCGTTCGGTGACCTCGACGCCTCCGCTCTGCCCCCGCGCCAGCAGCAGATCCTGGCGGTGATCCGGGACTGGGTGGTCAGGTACGGGTACGCGCCGAGCACGCGCGAGATCGGCGACGCCGTCGGCCTGCGGTCATCGTCCTCGGTGTCGCGCCACCTGGCGAGCCTGGAGGACAAGGGGTTCCTGCGGCGCGGCCCCGCGCTGTCGCGGCCGATCGACACGCGCGTTTTCCTGCGGCAGGAGCAGCCGCGAGAGTCCTCCGACGGTCCGGTGACCGTGCCCGTGGTGGGTGACATCGCCGCCGGCATCCCCATCCCGGCCGAGGAGCACGTCGACGACGCGCTGATGCTGCCCCGCGAACTCACCGGGCGCGGCACCGTCTTCGCCCTGCGCGTGCGCGGTGACTCGATGATCGACGCCGCGATCTGCGACGGTGACCTCGTCGTGGTCCGCCAGCAGCAGGAAGCCCACTCCGGCCAGATCGTCGCCGCCATGATCGACGGCGAGGCCACCGTGAAGGTGTTCCGGCGCCGCAACGGCCACGTCCAACTCGAACCGCGCAACCCCGCTTACGACGTCATCGACGGCGACGAGGCCGTCGTGCTCGGGATAGTCATCTCGGTAGTCCGTCGCCTCTGA
- a CDS encoding pyridoxamine 5'-phosphate oxidase family protein, whose protein sequence is MRETREELEELQALLDASLSRSSSHLRSIINAESTLTAEQLTGVLTGMCTLALSTVTAKGEPRISGVDGHFLHGKWHFGTAHDAVKARHLAARPAVSAAYMRGEDLGVFTHGTVEILNPRHGEPTADWPDLLAYLKEFYGDDSDWGNDVVYYRLHPHWMTVYAPDIAKLTAESLP, encoded by the coding sequence ATGCGCGAAACGCGGGAAGAACTCGAAGAGCTGCAGGCCCTGCTGGACGCCTCTCTGTCCCGCTCCTCCTCGCACCTCCGGTCGATCATCAACGCCGAGAGCACGCTGACCGCGGAGCAGCTCACCGGCGTCCTCACCGGTATGTGCACCCTGGCCCTGTCCACGGTGACGGCGAAGGGCGAACCGCGGATCAGCGGCGTGGACGGGCACTTCCTGCACGGCAAGTGGCACTTCGGCACGGCGCACGACGCCGTCAAGGCTCGCCACCTGGCCGCCCGCCCGGCCGTCAGCGCCGCGTACATGCGCGGCGAGGACCTGGGCGTGTTCACGCACGGCACGGTGGAGATCCTCAACCCCCGGCACGGCGAGCCGACCGCAGACTGGCCGGACCTGCTCGCGTACCTCAAGGAGTTCTACGGCGACGACTCCGACTGGGGCAACGACGTGGTCTACTACCGGCTGCATCCGCACTGGATGACCGTCTACGCCCCCGACATCGCAAAGCTCACTGCGGAGTCCCTGCCCTGA
- a CDS encoding PucR family transcriptional regulator, translating to MFSEYAQNAGDIAARQREIGLKLREDIVGVIDGMNRAIEDAIDELDQGFLRPPLHASVANNVEVIVSMLIEQRDVTELPPVPAATAYAVILARNNVSGSALRRAYHIGSDHLLSHMFDLVNDLDCDPAEKLRLFHYLAGWTYKYVDAITRTVMAAYDQEVHRSRADAAHTAATYIDRVLGGRDLDPVEFRMATGYRLAQVHVGGLMWIADTGAAADQTEILTSLAHRIAERTGSSTIPLTTAIDRTSVRVWFGRQDNLTPITADQIRATVDTVIGARAALGSPAAGPAGFRATMTQAEQIKIIPRVSRADGAHVVAYADEAIPMVALTAADIDSTRRWVRQVLGNLALDNEAAERQRATLQTYFNCAGNTTETAKQLVMHRNSVKYRLDRAQEELGHSLLERTLETRIALKICQVLGTIVLTASNERDARALGA from the coding sequence ATGTTCAGCGAGTACGCCCAGAACGCAGGCGACATCGCCGCCCGGCAGCGAGAGATCGGGCTCAAGCTGCGGGAGGACATCGTCGGGGTCATCGACGGCATGAACCGAGCCATCGAGGACGCGATCGACGAGCTGGACCAGGGATTTCTTCGTCCACCCCTGCACGCCAGCGTCGCCAACAACGTCGAAGTCATCGTCTCGATGCTGATCGAGCAGCGTGACGTCACCGAACTCCCGCCAGTGCCGGCCGCGACCGCCTACGCGGTCATCCTGGCCCGGAACAACGTGTCCGGCTCGGCACTGCGCCGCGCCTACCACATCGGTTCGGACCATCTGCTGTCCCACATGTTCGACCTGGTCAACGATCTCGACTGCGACCCGGCCGAGAAGCTGCGCCTGTTCCACTACCTGGCCGGCTGGACCTACAAGTACGTCGACGCGATCACCCGCACCGTCATGGCCGCCTACGACCAGGAAGTGCACAGGTCGCGAGCCGACGCCGCGCACACGGCGGCGACGTACATCGATCGCGTTCTCGGCGGTCGCGACTTGGACCCGGTCGAGTTCCGCATGGCCACGGGCTACCGGCTCGCTCAGGTCCACGTCGGCGGGCTGATGTGGATCGCCGACACCGGCGCCGCCGCCGACCAGACCGAGATCCTGACCTCGCTGGCCCATCGCATCGCCGAACGCACCGGCAGCAGCACGATCCCTCTGACGACCGCGATCGACCGGACGTCGGTGCGGGTCTGGTTCGGCCGCCAGGACAACCTCACTCCGATCACCGCGGACCAGATCAGGGCGACCGTCGACACCGTGATCGGTGCACGGGCGGCGCTGGGTTCGCCGGCTGCGGGGCCCGCAGGGTTTCGCGCCACCATGACCCAGGCCGAGCAGATCAAGATCATTCCCCGTGTCTCGCGGGCCGACGGCGCCCACGTGGTGGCCTATGCGGACGAGGCCATCCCGATGGTCGCGCTGACCGCCGCCGACATCGACTCGACTCGGCGCTGGGTGCGTCAGGTGCTGGGGAATCTGGCTCTCGACAACGAGGCGGCCGAGCGGCAACGGGCCACGCTGCAGACCTATTTCAACTGTGCCGGGAACACCACCGAGACCGCCAAGCAGCTGGTGATGCACCGCAACTCGGTGAAGTACCGCCTCGACCGGGCTCAGGAGGAACTCGGTCACAGCCTCCTCGAACGGACCCTGGAAACGCGTATCGCGTTGAAGATCTGCCAGGTTCTGGGCACCATCGTGCTCACCGCGTCGAACGAGCGAGATGCACGGGCACTGGGAGCGTGA
- a CDS encoding phytoene desaturase family protein: MGSGPNGLAAALTLAADGVDVTVLEASDSIGGGTRSDEVTLPGLLHDVCSGFHPLAVDTAFSRAFDLGAHGLRWAHPEVQYAHPLDDGTGAAVWRSVDRTAEALGRDERSYRRLFGALDRRFDLIVEEFLQPMLHVPRHPLALARFGAYSVLPAQVLAKRWRTPQARALFAGVAAHAFRPLNSLLSSAIGVALGTAAHRFGWPVAVGGSARISAAMASALAERGGRIETGVSVSRYDDLGDPDIVMLDTSPAAAVEILGSRIPARISRSYRRFRHGPGAFQVAFAVEDGIPWAYEPARSAGTVHLGGTLEQIALAERQIWRGRMPEQPFILVGQQSVADPQRAAAGVHPVDVYAHVPANWRGDATEVIIDQIERFAPGFRTRIRATRSRSAQEISEHNPNYVGGDIVTGANTPRQLVFRPRVALDPYATGAPGVFLCSAATPPGAGAHGMAGWHAAKSALNHLND; encoded by the coding sequence GTGGGCAGCGGCCCGAACGGCCTGGCCGCTGCCCTCACCCTGGCCGCCGATGGAGTCGACGTCACGGTGCTCGAAGCGTCCGACTCCATCGGCGGCGGCACCCGTTCCGATGAGGTGACCCTGCCCGGGCTGCTGCACGATGTCTGCTCGGGCTTCCATCCGCTTGCCGTCGACACCGCGTTCAGCCGTGCGTTCGACCTCGGCGCGCACGGGTTGCGATGGGCCCACCCGGAGGTCCAGTACGCGCACCCGCTGGACGACGGAACCGGCGCCGCCGTGTGGCGCTCGGTCGACCGGACCGCGGAAGCGCTGGGGCGGGACGAACGGAGCTATCGCCGGTTGTTCGGCGCACTCGACCGGCGTTTCGACCTGATCGTCGAGGAGTTCCTGCAGCCGATGCTGCATGTTCCGCGCCATCCGCTGGCGCTGGCCCGCTTCGGTGCCTACTCGGTGCTGCCGGCCCAGGTGCTGGCCAAGCGCTGGCGCACCCCGCAGGCCCGGGCGCTGTTCGCAGGCGTCGCCGCGCACGCGTTCCGGCCGCTGAACTCGCTGTTGTCCTCGGCGATCGGCGTCGCCCTGGGCACGGCCGCCCACAGGTTCGGCTGGCCGGTCGCGGTCGGCGGGTCGGCCCGGATCTCTGCCGCGATGGCGAGCGCGCTGGCCGAGCGCGGCGGCCGCATCGAAACCGGAGTGAGCGTCAGCCGGTACGACGACCTCGGCGACCCCGACATCGTCATGCTGGACACCTCACCGGCGGCCGCCGTCGAGATCCTCGGCTCCCGGATACCGGCACGGATCTCGCGGAGTTACCGCCGGTTCCGGCATGGCCCGGGCGCGTTCCAGGTGGCGTTCGCCGTCGAGGACGGAATCCCCTGGGCCTATGAACCGGCCCGCAGCGCGGGAACCGTCCACCTCGGCGGCACCCTCGAACAGATCGCACTGGCCGAGCGGCAGATCTGGCGGGGCCGCATGCCCGAGCAGCCCTTCATCCTCGTCGGCCAGCAGTCGGTCGCCGACCCGCAGCGCGCCGCCGCCGGCGTCCATCCGGTCGACGTCTATGCGCATGTGCCCGCAAACTGGCGCGGGGACGCGACCGAGGTCATCATCGACCAGATCGAGCGGTTCGCACCGGGATTCAGGACGCGGATCAGGGCGACGCGATCCCGCTCGGCCCAGGAGATCTCCGAGCACAATCCCAACTACGTGGGCGGCGACATCGTCACCGGAGCGAACACCCCACGCCAGCTGGTGTTCCGTCCACGCGTGGCGCTCGATCCCTACGCCACCGGGGCGCCAGGGGTGTTCCTGTGCTCGGCCGCGACTCCGCCGGGGGCCGGAGCGCACGGCATGGCCGGCTGGCATGCGGCCAAGTCCGCACTGAACCACCTGAACGACTAG